The Solanum dulcamara chromosome 2, daSolDulc1.2, whole genome shotgun sequence region GGCAGAACCACATTGCAGAAAACCATTCTGACTGTTCTTGTTTAGTattcaaatttcaagaaaatttctcAAGTTGCTATTAGCCATGGAAAAAGCATTGGAATGGTTAAGGCCACTTGTTGATTCCAAGAATTGGGAATATTGTGTTGTTTGGAAGTTTGGTGATGACCCTTCAAGGTAAAAAGTTGTTTCAAGTCTTGCTACAATTCTTGAAATTACTTTGATTTGCCATACTCGACTTGAGGGACCTCCCGAAATAACCTCTCTACCTCAACGAGCCTAACCACTCGTAGgatttatgttgttgttgttgttgttacaaTTATTGATATCTAAAATGCATAGTCTAGTGGGGTTCAATTGAATGCATAGAGTTTCTGGCTCTGCCCATTcttgaaaattgaaatattttgtcCATATGGTTGTTTTGAGTGTATGTGTGTGTCTGAGTGTGACTTATAAGTATTTTTGGTGTTTAGGTTTATAGAATGGATGGGATGTTGCTGTTCTGGAGCTAATGGAGTTGATGTCAATGTTAAGaaagaaaatggaggaaaaCAGAAATTTACTACTCTGTGTAGAGATATCAAAGTACAGCATCCAATTAGAACAACAGCTTGTGAGGCTTTGGCTCATTTTCCTCTTTCTATTTCCCTTTATTCAGGGTATGTTTCTATTTCCCCTTATTCATAAATGTTGTGTTTTGCTTTCTTTGAGCTTAGGGTCAATCGGAAAGATAAGGTCTTTGTACACTccattcttctcaaattctattTGTCGGTTTACACACCAAGTATATTTTTGTtgtacttgaatttgatttatttCAACCTACATACTATAAAAGGCATGACTACACAAActaacttgaagatatgcaaAAAACAGGATTCAGGGAGAGGTTGTAACATCAAATGAACCAAAATGGATTAATCATGCTGAGATTTCCAATTCAAATTTGTCACATGTAAGTACAACGCTGAAAgttgaagtctttcctgaattCTCAAGATTAATTGGAGACGTGTTTTAAATTGAATTCTTCAACTCGTTGCAGGAATTAAAGGGTACCCTAGTATTGATCCCGGTTGCTGGTGGACTGGTTGAGCTCTACAATTCAAAGCTGGTAACAATCATTCTTTATTGGATTTTAAGTTAATGTAATATGTGAGATAATATACTTTTGTTTCTGATAATGTTAGAAAAGTTGTTTGTTAAGTAGTAAATTGGCCATCAATATGCACTAAACTGAAAGACTTAACTATTTACTTTACATTAATTTGCATTGAACAGATATATAAAGATCAAAAGACGATTAATTTCATTATCAATCGCTTCAAACTTGGTTCAGAAGAAGCCAATACTTCCATTGCACAGAAACAAGATCAAGTTCTtgatttcattccctatgagaAATCGAACTTTTGTGCTCCTCTCCTGCAATATGCTACAAGTTTTCCGTCATGTGCACTTCATATTTCTCAAGTATCTGAATCTAGTGCTAACCCTAGCATTCAAGGATCATCGACCGGTTCCATTCCTTCAAATGAACTTACCTTGTGCCATTCACCTTCTGACCATTTGTCACGAAATGTACCTTTAAGTCATTCTACTGAAGGGTATTTTGAGCACACAGAGCTTCAGTGCAGTGGGaacttatcaagaatggaaGGCACTGCTTTTCCTTGGAAGCAAGAAACTTTTATAGTTGCAGGAGATATGCTCGCGATGGGTAAGAAAAGACAAAAAGGACCTTATCAGTCGAAGAATCTTGTCACGGAGAGAAAACGAAGGAACAGAATTAAAGATGGTCTTTTTGCTCTTCGAGCTTTAGTTCCCAACATCACTAAGGTTGCTAAGAAAAGCTACTTATCTTGTATTTTAATTCTATATGTCGTTCAAAGTTTTGATACTATCCTTGCTTGATTTCTTTCAGATGGACAAAGTAGCAATACTTGGAGATGCGATTGACTATATAAATGAACTGCAAGAAAAAGTGAAGTTATATGAGACTGAACTAAATGAAATAGATGCTAAAGTTCCCAACGACGAAACGGCTGAAATGGTCCTATCGGACATGACTGAAATGTCCAAAGTTACAACTGATAGGAAAAGAATTGAGGTTCTGGAAGTTGCTCGATTTCTTTATATGGATTTAGAGTTAAGATAATCAACATGGTGCCATCAAGTCTCCTTGATATTTTTGCATTGCAGGTGGAAGTGAACCAAATTGGTGCAAGAGAGTTCTGGTTGAAGGTTTCTGGATCACATAAATCTGGAGGATTTACGCAGTTGATGGAGGCCATGAATTACTTAGAACTTGAAATTGTAAATGTGAGTTGTACCACGTCTGGAGGGGAGATCGTGAGCGTTTTCATAGCAGAGGTAAATTTCAATCTTTACTTATGCTAGTCTCTGTTTATCTTTTCAAAAATGTTGTTGTACTcatgtcggatcctccaaaagttaTGCCTAACATATGGAGGATCTGACACGGTTGTGGTGACAATCTTGGAGGATCGGAGAAACATTAACATTTGGAGGATCCAACATGGATGTTTTCCGTGCATATTGACATCTACTTGCTTCTTGCAGGCAAATGTGGACAGAGTTGTTGATGCACAGAAGCTGAGATCCTCACTAATTGAACTGACAAGttgaacatatatatatacatatatatatatatatatcttttattGAGCCACATATTAACTACCTAGTTTGTCAATCATTTGACATATTAGATATTTAGCTTGCAGAGACCAATCAATTGACTATGTAAGATAAGAGGATGATCTCAAACTTGTGAACTTATATGAACTAAAAATCTAGGATTTAATAGTTTTAATGGAGTGAATACATAACATATGTATTCACATTGCTGATTAATCGATATAATTTTCATTTGCGTTTCATACTTAACCATCAATTTTAGTACTCTCTTtgtcttaatttatgtgacattatTTGATCAGACACGATAGCAACGACTCAACATAATCGGAAGCCTAAAGCTAAATCTCAATTAGAGGCCTAAAATCTAAATAAACttcatatgtatttatttaaaatttatttttcttacacTTTTAAATCCAAATTATTACTTAATATTTGTTATAAATGAGTTATTCAAATATTTGTTTTtcaattattagttttaaataaGATTTTATAAATTCAATGTTTGAGAAACATTCTTTCACCAATCATCCTATGAATTGCCAACATAATTTTATACGTAAGAAGTTGACAAACTTCGAATAAGAGTCAATATCATAGAATCTGATTTTAGAAGTTAAATCAGGTTTTTGACAAACAGTTACTCTAACTTATCGTAATACTtggaaatttaaaaagaaatagaaaaaaataaattacaattcACTTTGTTCAATATTTTTTGACTATTGATTCATATTTTTGACAAAGTATTACTCTAGCTTatcaaaaatttaaagaagagtataaaagaagttaaaaagaacaaaataatgtgaatatTAGTGAAGAGAgtgttaaaataataatattatttttttgatttcttctatttgaatgagattaaagagaatataaaatatatatattttttttaaaaaaatgtactttttaaaatcataaataatcaatttttctataaaaaaatttacataCAATTTATTATTGATAAAATTTAGAAGCCCCCCAAAATTAGGGACCTAAGATATATGCCTTATTTCTTTAAGCATAGAGCCAAGACACaatatataagaaataaaagaaaactttATTATGTTTATAAAATTGCCCttattaaagatattttaatatttatttttaattaattgtttTCACAATAAAATATTAAGTGAGTCTCAATAAAAGTCTGGACTTCTAGACGAATAAAACCGAGGTGTAAACTTAAAACATCCAAAAGAAGACCGTTCTTGTTTGACAATTAAATTCTTTTTGACATTCAGCAATGCTTGATAAGGAAAAGTTAAACTAAACTTGCTTTCGAAGTAAGCACGATTAGTGATGTTCTTTTGGATTGCTTCACGGGTAAGAAGTTACATGCACGTAACGCTAAATTAATAAATGcatatgtatttattatttatgcaaaatttttgaattttataatagtttattgatatatattttcattttattaaattacttAATCAAACTAAGAGTCTGTTTGCTGCTAAAAATTGTTATATTtagaagtatttttttttttaaaatagcttttcagaaaaatacttttgaaaaaaaacaatTTGTGTTTGGCTAATTCATTTGAAAAGTGTTTTTGATAAGCAGTTTGTGTTTGactaattttcttttaaaaatacttttgagAGTAAAATTAGTATTGATGcacttttaatattaaaattatattatggagagaaattattttaaatatttattacaaaaaatttaatttaattaaaatgtaCATAAGAATTTTtcaatcaa contains the following coding sequences:
- the LOC129875583 gene encoding transcription factor bHLH90, with the translated sequence MEKALEWLRPLVDSKNWEYCVVWKFGDDPSRFIEWMGCCCSGANGVDVNVKKENGGKQKFTTLCRDIKVQHPIRTTACEALAHFPLSISLYSGIQGEVVTSNEPKWINHAEISNSNLSHELKGTLVLIPVAGGLVELYNSKLIYKDQKTINFIINRFKLGSEEANTSIAQKQDQVLDFIPYEKSNFCAPLLQYATSFPSCALHISQVSESSANPSIQGSSTGSIPSNELTLCHSPSDHLSRNVPLSHSTEGYFEHTELQCSGNLSRMEGTAFPWKQETFIVAGDMLAMGKKRQKGPYQSKNLVTERKRRNRIKDGLFALRALVPNITKMDKVAILGDAIDYINELQEKVKLYETELNEIDAKVPNDETAEMVLSDMTEMSKVTTDRKRIEVEVNQIGAREFWLKVSGSHKSGGFTQLMEAMNYLELEIVNVSCTTSGGEIVSVFIAEANVDRVVDAQKLRSSLIELTS